CAGACTAATCTCTGATTTCGACATAAATCACCTTTCCACATCCCGGATTGAGTTCACTTTTAGACGCTACCTTTTTCAAGCCCTGCAACGCTTTCGCTAGCTAATCCACAAGCGACAAAACTTCCTGGACAAGTTTTTCAATTCCTTCAGCCGCTTCAGAAATCTGGCTTGCCAGCATGTAGGCCGGCGTAGAGACAATCTTATTCTCCCGGTCAACAACAAACTCCTGTA
The Candidatus Neomarinimicrobiota bacterium genome window above contains:
- a CDS encoding isoprenoid biosynthesis protein ElbB, producing QEFVVDRENKIVSTPAYMLASQISEAAEGIEKLVQEVLSLVD